In the Azospirillum ramasamyi genome, one interval contains:
- a CDS encoding N-acetyltransferase family protein, protein MPAITVRASTDADIPAIAAIYARHVLHGTASFEEVPPDEAEMARRRADILARGLPYLVAECEGRLAGYAYAGLYRTRSAYRFTLENSVYVADGMGRRGIGRALLEPLIGLCEAAGYRRMIAVIGDSANHGSIGLHAACGFRPVGVLPAVGFKFGRWLDSVLMERPLGEGSNG, encoded by the coding sequence ATGCCTGCCATCACCGTGCGGGCGTCCACCGACGCCGACATCCCCGCCATCGCCGCGATCTATGCCCGCCATGTCCTGCACGGCACCGCGTCGTTCGAGGAGGTTCCGCCGGACGAGGCGGAGATGGCGCGCCGCCGCGCCGACATCCTGGCCCGCGGCCTGCCCTATCTGGTGGCGGAATGCGAGGGGCGGCTCGCCGGCTACGCCTATGCCGGTCTCTACCGCACGCGCAGCGCCTACCGCTTCACGCTGGAGAATTCCGTCTACGTCGCCGACGGCATGGGCCGGCGCGGCATCGGCCGGGCGCTGCTGGAGCCGTTGATCGGGCTCTGCGAGGCGGCCGGGTACCGCCGGATGATCGCGGTGATCGGCGACAGCGCCAACCACGGCTCCATCGGCCTGCATGCCGCCTGCGGCTTCCGTCCGGTCGGGGTGCTGCCAGCGGTCGGCTTCAAGTTCGGCCGCTGGCTGGACAGCGTCCTGATGGAACGCCCGCTGGGCGAGGGGAGCAACGGCTGA